In Roseisolibacter agri, the following proteins share a genomic window:
- a CDS encoding S8 family peptidase: MARIGVPHVARRGARHTRLRRHAAPQVVAVAHLHGGLPMRRPATLPLPHDRSPCDLRPCDACAASRRDAAHRPPARGTVRGPRAERAMRQHAAWRTARAAAATATIGLLMIACTDPIAPRGARTTAGSAAAAISSAAVDVDLGTTLVTFRAQDVPANFEARVAALGGRVVLTVPQIGVASVMVGEAGAASLAAASDVLAVGPEAAPTPGGVQLRGPTAPAGPPIDFLSEPLGFLQQWHLELVGADDALAAGRTGEGALIGVIDTGIYYDHPDLAPNYAGGRNFFAPYCALDPQRLPSTCDPDDPVDDLFHGTAVAGIIAAAANGVGMVGVAPKARLLAARVCGRTVGCPEAALLAGIVYAADQRVDAMNISVNGYQLIARRYSPMFAAFQRAVAYAHARGALVVAAAGNEDFDLNHLGQYAPGLPDALKQLWNQGTLLLVSGLGPDARPSTLFGTVFTNRGMMIDLAAPSGTFPELESLVWSTSSPLGPDLPGVLWTGFIGTSFATPHVTGAAAQVVGAYGHIGPSRIAARLRQTATDLGKVGHDEVYGDGLVNVAAAVGLPMW, encoded by the coding sequence ATGGCCCGGATCGGCGTTCCTCACGTCGCCCGGCGTGGTGCTCGGCACACGCGCCTGCGACGCCACGCGGCACCGCAAGTCGTGGCGGTGGCCCACCTTCACGGAGGCCTCCCGATGCGCCGTCCTGCCACCCTCCCGCTCCCGCACGATCGGTCTCCGTGCGACCTGCGGCCGTGCGATGCGTGCGCGGCATCCCGGCGCGATGCAGCGCACCGGCCCCCCGCGCGCGGCACGGTGCGTGGCCCGCGGGCGGAGCGCGCGATGCGACAGCACGCGGCGTGGCGCACGGCACGCGCGGCAGCAGCGACGGCCACCATTGGCCTCCTGATGATCGCCTGTACGGATCCGATCGCCCCACGCGGCGCGCGTACGACGGCGGGGAGCGCGGCTGCCGCCATCAGCAGCGCTGCAGTCGATGTCGACCTCGGAACTACGCTCGTGACGTTCCGTGCGCAGGACGTTCCGGCGAACTTCGAGGCGCGCGTCGCGGCGCTCGGCGGCAGGGTCGTGCTCACGGTGCCGCAGATCGGCGTTGCCTCCGTGATGGTCGGCGAGGCTGGCGCGGCGTCGCTCGCCGCGGCGAGTGACGTGCTGGCCGTCGGCCCCGAAGCGGCACCGACACCTGGCGGTGTGCAGCTGCGCGGGCCGACGGCACCGGCCGGACCGCCGATCGACTTCCTGAGCGAGCCGCTCGGGTTCCTGCAGCAGTGGCACCTCGAGCTGGTCGGGGCGGACGACGCGCTCGCGGCAGGCCGCACGGGCGAGGGCGCCCTCATCGGGGTGATCGACACCGGGATCTACTACGACCATCCCGACCTGGCACCCAACTACGCGGGCGGCCGGAACTTCTTCGCGCCCTACTGCGCCCTCGACCCGCAGCGCCTTCCGAGCACGTGTGATCCCGACGACCCGGTCGACGACCTGTTCCACGGCACTGCAGTCGCGGGCATCATCGCAGCGGCAGCCAACGGCGTCGGCATGGTCGGCGTGGCTCCGAAGGCAAGGCTGCTGGCCGCGCGGGTCTGCGGGCGCACGGTCGGCTGTCCGGAAGCGGCGCTGCTCGCCGGGATCGTGTACGCCGCGGACCAGCGCGTCGACGCGATGAACATCTCGGTCAACGGCTACCAGCTCATCGCGCGGCGGTACAGCCCGATGTTCGCCGCGTTCCAGCGCGCGGTCGCCTACGCCCACGCGCGCGGCGCCCTCGTCGTCGCGGCCGCCGGCAACGAGGATTTCGACCTGAACCATCTCGGCCAGTACGCTCCGGGCCTTCCCGACGCGCTCAAGCAGCTCTGGAACCAGGGCACGCTGCTGCTCGTCAGCGGCCTGGGGCCCGACGCACGACCTTCGACCCTGTTCGGGACGGTGTTCACGAATCGCGGCATGATGATCGACCTCGCCGCGCCGAGCGGCACCTTCCCCGAATTGGAGTCGCTGGTCTGGAGCACCAGCTCACCCCTCGGCCCGGATCTCCCGGGAGTCCTGTGGACCGGGTTCATCGGGACGAGCTTCGCGACGCCGCACGTCACCGGCGCCGCTGCGCAGGTCGTCGGCGCCTACGGACACATCGGGCCGAGTCGCATCGCGGCGCGGCTCCGACAGACCGCGACTGATCTGGGCAAGGTCGGACACGACGAGGTGTACGGGGATGGGCTGGTGAACGTCGCGGCGGCCGTGGGACTTCCGATGTGGTGA
- a CDS encoding MBL fold metallo-hydrolase gives MQIEFSGAAREVSGSCHIVRANGRTILFDCGLFQGRRRESEEKNRRLPLPVDQIDAVVLSHAHIDHVGRLPYLVNEGYRGNIWATAATRDLRGIMLRDSAHIQQ, from the coding sequence ATGCAGATCGAGTTTTCCGGCGCTGCCCGCGAGGTCTCGGGCAGCTGCCACATCGTCCGCGCCAACGGCCGCACCATCCTGTTCGACTGCGGGCTGTTCCAGGGCCGGCGCCGCGAGTCGGAGGAGAAGAACCGGCGCCTGCCGCTCCCCGTCGACCAGATCGACGCGGTGGTGCTGAGCCACGCGCACATCGACCACGTGGGGCGGCTGCCGTACCTCGTGAACGAGGGCTACCGCGGCAACATCTGGGCGACGGCCGCGACCCGTGACCTGCGCGGGATCATGCTCCGCGACTCGGCGCACATCCAGCAGTAG
- a CDS encoding PEP-CTERM sorting domain-containing protein (PEP-CTERM proteins occur, often in large numbers, in the proteomes of bacteria that also encode an exosortase, a predicted intramembrane cysteine proteinase. The presence of a PEP-CTERM domain at a protein's C-terminus predicts cleavage within the sorting domain, followed by covalent anchoring to some some component of the (usually Gram-negative) cell surface. Many PEP-CTERM proteins exhibit an unusual sequence composition that includes large numbers of potential glycosylation sites. Expression of one such protein has been shown restore the ability of a bacterium to form floc, a type of biofilm.): MRAPSRLLAVVSFVGLGAVPAAAQNLLTNSGFETGTFAGYLVGGTATQYGVAIAGTVVGGTHAVYGRSEVAARSGQFGAYALVCQSRDVLEGCLDGPEVLTLTQTVAVTPGAQYELGLWVGARTPGSGFGVSVQNGFFQLYVDGLGLLGPSPFVLPGDGTFQRVAASFSSGTRASVTVTYALTGSGTGRALLSADDLFVQVVPEPSAVVLLGGGLALAGVVRLRQRWSEGRHRGPRRDLTDAEGRAGRGRGSHWMDPCRTARSPLASSSRLGNTRP, encoded by the coding sequence ATGCGCGCGCCGTCCCGGCTCTTGGCCGTCGTCAGCTTTGTCGGGCTGGGCGCGGTGCCCGCCGCCGCCCAGAACCTGCTCACCAACTCGGGATTCGAGACCGGGACATTCGCCGGCTACCTGGTCGGTGGCACTGCCACCCAGTATGGCGTCGCGATCGCCGGCACCGTCGTGGGTGGCACGCATGCGGTGTACGGCCGCTCAGAGGTGGCAGCGCGGTCCGGACAGTTCGGCGCCTACGCTCTCGTCTGCCAGAGCCGCGACGTGCTTGAGGGATGCCTCGACGGGCCGGAAGTGCTCACGCTGACGCAGACGGTGGCGGTCACGCCAGGCGCGCAGTACGAGTTGGGCCTCTGGGTCGGCGCGCGCACGCCGGGCAGCGGGTTCGGCGTGTCGGTGCAGAACGGCTTCTTCCAGCTCTACGTCGACGGGCTCGGGCTCCTTGGCCCGTCCCCCTTCGTGTTGCCCGGCGACGGCACCTTCCAGCGCGTCGCGGCGTCCTTCAGCAGCGGCACCCGCGCGAGTGTCACCGTCACATACGCGCTCACGGGCAGCGGCACGGGGCGCGCGCTCCTCTCGGCCGACGACCTGTTCGTCCAGGTCGTGCCCGAGCCGAGCGCGGTCGTGCTCCTGGGCGGCGGGCTGGCGCTCGCGGGCGTCGTTCGACTGCGTCAGCGCTGGTCGGAAGGTCGGCATCGCGGCCCGCGACGCGATCTGACGGACGCCGAGGGTCGTGCCGGCCGTGGGCGGGGTTCACACTGGATGGATCCATGCCGCACGGCTCGCAGCCCGCTCGCATCGTCCTCACGCCTGGGGAACACGAGGCCCTGA
- a CDS encoding MBL fold metallo-hydrolase RNA specificity domain-containing protein, with the protein MEIEFSGAAGEVTGSCHIVRANGKTILLDCGLFQGRRKESQEKNLRLPLPVSEIDAIVLSHAHIDHAGRLPFLVAEGYDRNIWATAATRDLCGIMLRDSAHIQEKDAEFLTRRGKEAVEPLYTKEDAVRTQQLMVGVPYGRWFDVAPGVRGMFFEAGHILGSASVVLEAVEDGRTTRLVFSGDVGRSGLPIIRDPEPPGGAHAVILESTYGDRDHPPYESARDTLGRIVRETAARGGRVLIPAFAVGRTQELVYDLHELFKADQIPRIPIVIDSPLAVDATGVFAANPDVYDRGEALVNATRELFQFGLVRYVRDVQESKALNAQVGPMVIISASGMAESGRILHHLMHGASDPRNTILIVGFQAEHTLGRRIVERRPLLRIFGDDVPLRARVEILNGYSAHGDRTELAQWLDAVRAASPELGHVYLVHGEPPAQEAFAALLGARGYQVEIPASGDVREVGS; encoded by the coding sequence ATGGAAATCGAGTTCTCCGGCGCTGCCGGCGAGGTGACCGGCAGCTGCCACATCGTGCGGGCGAACGGGAAGACGATTCTTCTCGATTGCGGCCTCTTTCAGGGGCGACGCAAGGAATCGCAGGAGAAGAACTTACGGCTTCCGCTGCCGGTGTCGGAGATCGACGCGATCGTGCTCTCGCACGCGCACATCGACCACGCCGGCCGGCTCCCTTTCCTGGTGGCGGAGGGCTACGACCGGAACATCTGGGCGACGGCCGCGACGCGCGACCTCTGCGGCATCATGCTGCGCGACTCGGCGCACATCCAGGAGAAGGACGCCGAGTTCCTGACGCGCCGCGGCAAGGAGGCGGTCGAGCCGCTCTACACGAAGGAGGACGCCGTCCGCACGCAGCAGCTCATGGTCGGCGTGCCGTACGGGCGGTGGTTCGACGTCGCGCCGGGCGTGCGCGGCATGTTCTTCGAGGCGGGCCACATCCTCGGCTCCGCGTCGGTGGTGCTGGAGGCGGTGGAGGACGGCCGCACGACGCGGCTCGTCTTCTCGGGCGACGTGGGGCGCAGCGGGCTGCCGATCATCCGCGACCCCGAGCCGCCGGGCGGCGCGCACGCGGTCATCCTCGAGTCGACGTACGGGGATCGCGACCACCCGCCGTACGAGAGCGCCCGCGACACGCTCGGCCGCATCGTGCGCGAGACGGCGGCGCGCGGCGGACGCGTGCTCATTCCCGCGTTCGCGGTCGGACGCACGCAGGAGCTGGTGTACGACCTCCACGAGCTGTTCAAGGCCGACCAGATCCCGCGCATCCCGATCGTCATCGACAGCCCGCTGGCCGTCGACGCGACGGGCGTGTTCGCGGCGAACCCCGACGTCTACGACCGCGGCGAGGCGCTCGTCAACGCGACGCGCGAGCTGTTCCAGTTCGGGCTCGTGCGCTACGTGCGCGACGTGCAGGAGTCGAAGGCCCTCAACGCGCAGGTCGGGCCGATGGTGATCATCTCGGCCAGCGGGATGGCGGAGTCGGGGCGCATCCTCCACCACCTGATGCACGGCGCGTCGGACCCGCGCAACACGATCCTGATCGTCGGCTTCCAGGCCGAGCACACGCTCGGGCGCCGGATCGTCGAGCGGCGGCCGCTGCTGCGCATCTTCGGCGACGACGTCCCGCTGCGCGCGCGGGTGGAAATCCTCAACGGCTACAGCGCGCACGGCGACCGCACCGAGCTCGCGCAGTGGCTGGACGCGGTGCGCGCGGCATCCCCGGAGCTGGGCCACGTCTACCTCGTGCACGGCGAGCCGCCCGCGCAGGAGGCGTTCGCGGCGCTGCTGGGCGCGCGCGGCTATCAGGTCGAGATTCCCGCCTCGGGCGACGTGCGGGAGGTCGGGAGCTAG
- a CDS encoding helix-turn-helix domain-containing protein has product MIPARPAHADAPPTALASDASDASDASDEIATIVATCGLTLRQAAVARLVARGMTNLEIAAALGISRYTARNHVADVLARLAVTSRRRVAGVLRERALARR; this is encoded by the coding sequence GTGATCCCCGCACGCCCCGCCCACGCCGACGCACCGCCCACCGCCCTCGCGAGCGACGCGAGCGACGCGAGCGACGCGAGCGATGAAATCGCGACGATCGTCGCCACCTGCGGGCTGACGCTGCGGCAGGCCGCGGTCGCGCGGCTGGTGGCGCGCGGGATGACGAACCTCGAGATCGCCGCGGCGCTGGGGATCAGCCGCTACACCGCGCGCAACCACGTCGCGGACGTGCTGGCGCGGCTCGCGGTCACGTCGCGGCGACGCGTGGCGGGCGTGCTGCGGGAGCGCGCGCTGGCCCGGCGCTGA
- a CDS encoding DMT family transporter encodes MSTAAVVPAPPARGGLRHMALSAFWFSVMALCVKLGGRRLPSHELVLVRAVLTLGMSWAALRRAGLAVRSPDAARQRALLWRGAFGCLGLTCFYASLVRLPLAEATLLQYTNPIWAAMLAAALLHERVGRRELLCLAASVVGVVLVVRPAALLGLGAAIPLGAVGVALLGSVGSATAYVIIRGIGTAEPAERVTLYLPLVTVPVTIPMAVAGWVWPTAREWAVLVAMSVATQLAQVQLTRGLQRERAARATAVGYLQLVFAAAWGWLVFAERPSAWTAAGAATIVGSTLVLALRRPVHTVTRMPSRADASGPAPAAPLPGLVADAVDVVDPVEAAHAADAAANAAANAAANAADAAGAPRAR; translated from the coding sequence GTGAGCACCGCCGCCGTCGTCCCTGCGCCGCCCGCCCGCGGCGGTCTGCGCCACATGGCGCTGAGCGCGTTCTGGTTCAGCGTCATGGCGCTGTGCGTGAAGCTCGGCGGACGCCGGCTGCCCAGCCACGAGCTGGTGCTCGTGCGCGCGGTGCTGACGCTCGGCATGAGCTGGGCGGCGCTGCGGCGCGCGGGCCTCGCGGTGCGCAGCCCCGACGCCGCGCGGCAGCGCGCGCTGCTCTGGCGCGGCGCGTTCGGCTGCCTGGGGCTCACCTGCTTCTACGCGTCGCTGGTGCGGCTGCCGCTCGCCGAGGCGACGCTGCTCCAGTACACGAACCCCATCTGGGCGGCGATGCTGGCGGCGGCGCTGCTGCACGAGCGCGTGGGCCGGCGCGAGCTGCTCTGCCTCGCGGCGAGCGTCGTCGGCGTGGTGCTCGTGGTGCGCCCCGCCGCGCTCCTCGGTCTCGGCGCGGCGATCCCGCTCGGCGCGGTGGGCGTGGCGCTGCTCGGCTCCGTGGGGAGCGCGACGGCGTACGTCATCATCCGCGGGATCGGCACCGCGGAGCCGGCGGAGCGCGTGACGCTGTACCTGCCGCTGGTGACGGTGCCGGTGACCATCCCGATGGCGGTCGCGGGCTGGGTATGGCCGACGGCGCGCGAGTGGGCGGTGCTGGTGGCGATGAGCGTCGCGACGCAGCTGGCGCAGGTGCAGCTGACGCGCGGGCTGCAGCGCGAGCGCGCGGCGCGCGCGACGGCGGTGGGCTACCTGCAGCTGGTGTTCGCCGCGGCGTGGGGCTGGCTCGTGTTCGCCGAGCGGCCGAGCGCGTGGACGGCGGCGGGCGCGGCGACGATCGTGGGCAGCACGCTCGTCCTGGCGCTGCGCCGGCCGGTGCACACCGTGACGCGGATGCCCTCACGCGCCGACGCCTCCGGCCCCGCGCCGGCCGCGCCGCTTCCCGGGCTCGTCGCGGACGCGGTGGACGTGGTGGATCCGGTGGAGGCGGCACATGCCGCCGATGCGGCCGCGAATGCGGCCGCGAATGCGGCCGCGAATGCGGCCGACGCCGCGGGCGCCCCGCGCGCGCGATAG
- a CDS encoding MBL fold metallo-hydrolase: MTAPDATAPEGRAPAHHRPDGGFRNPWPGGERAGVGGLLRWMLVERRGGPVVDPARIAAAYPRATPAFDAPRARPAALTATWIGHSTFLLQVGGWNVLVDPVFGPRASPVPFAGPRRYTAPGIALDALPPIDLVLHSHDHYDHLDARSVRALAARHPAATWVCPLGVAGTLAALGAPVAEEMDWWQTRDVGPLRVGCVPAQHFSGRGLGDRDRSLWCGWTLHARAADVADVAGGAPAPGIFYSGDTGLHPEFAAIARAHAPFALALLPIGAYAPRWFMRPVHCDPDDAVAAYAALADAQAESHPTLPPPTLGGMHFGTFVLTDEPVDEPPKRTRAAWVRAGRAPDGLWIPTHGETWRAR; encoded by the coding sequence GTGACCGCACCCGACGCCACCGCGCCCGAGGGGCGCGCGCCCGCGCACCACCGCCCCGACGGCGGCTTCCGCAATCCGTGGCCCGGCGGCGAGCGCGCGGGCGTCGGCGGGCTGCTGCGCTGGATGCTCGTCGAGCGGCGCGGCGGCCCCGTGGTCGATCCCGCGCGCATCGCGGCGGCCTATCCGCGCGCGACGCCGGCGTTCGACGCGCCGCGCGCGCGGCCCGCCGCGCTGACCGCGACCTGGATCGGCCACAGCACCTTCCTGCTGCAGGTCGGCGGCTGGAACGTGCTCGTCGATCCCGTCTTCGGCCCGCGCGCGTCGCCCGTGCCGTTCGCCGGCCCGCGGCGCTACACCGCGCCGGGCATCGCGCTCGACGCGCTGCCGCCGATCGACCTCGTGCTGCACTCGCACGACCACTACGACCACCTCGACGCGCGCTCCGTGCGCGCCCTCGCCGCGCGCCATCCCGCCGCGACGTGGGTCTGTCCGCTCGGCGTCGCGGGCACGCTGGCCGCCCTCGGCGCGCCGGTGGCGGAGGAGATGGACTGGTGGCAGACGCGCGACGTGGGGCCGCTGCGCGTGGGCTGCGTGCCCGCGCAGCACTTCTCGGGGCGCGGGCTCGGCGACCGTGACCGCTCGCTGTGGTGCGGCTGGACGCTGCACGCGCGCGCCGCGGACGTCGCGGACGTCGCGGGTGGCGCGCCGGCGCCCGGCATCTTCTACTCGGGCGACACCGGGCTGCATCCGGAGTTCGCGGCGATCGCGCGGGCGCACGCGCCGTTCGCGCTCGCGCTGCTGCCGATCGGCGCCTACGCGCCGCGCTGGTTCATGCGCCCGGTGCACTGCGATCCCGACGACGCCGTCGCCGCCTACGCCGCCCTCGCCGACGCGCAGGCCGAGTCGCACCCGACGCTGCCGCCGCCGACGCTGGGCGGGATGCACTTCGGGACGTTCGTGCTCACCGACGAGCCGGTGGACGAGCCGCCGAAACGGACGCGGGCGGCGTGGGTGCGGGCCGGACGCGCGCCGGACGGTCTGTGGATCCCGACGCATGGAGAGACCTGGCGGGCGCGCTGA
- a CDS encoding S8 family peptidase has translation MSRRQIRSFVPAAAAAALAFLAACADSSVAPPSQDDTGLGGPAFARSAAQDVEAIVEGEVLVGLREGADEATVAREHGLALGRQGYGGAYRVVLTTRGNERALAALLARDPRVAYAEPNYLRQVDADSRLWAFYNPGGLNMKFSDPADSRYGTFIPSSYASTADADEDALANIGVGGAAVTIGSIDTGVEMGHPEFTGRLIAGRDWYSNDDNPNDTPDEGHGTHTTGTMAGTNVGVAGVTGAAPNVKVLVQRVCGANGCPTSAIINAINAAADYIDANGKHLVAINLSLGGRTESTGEQNAILRAKTAGVLVIASAGNSGSGKVACPACDPNAISVSSTTWQDQLAGYSQYGSGLDISAPGGYCYSNTTPEGCIFSAVSNGYTEGPVSGPISGAPYGWMQGTSMAAPQVTGAAAVVASKTGLRGADLRARLESTADDKGAAGYDTKFGNGRLNVYRAVTGSSAPAGQ, from the coding sequence GTGTCCCGTCGCCAAATCCGTTCGTTCGTTCCTGCGGCCGCCGCGGCCGCCCTCGCGTTCCTGGCCGCCTGCGCCGACTCCTCCGTCGCGCCGCCCAGTCAGGACGACACGGGGCTGGGGGGCCCCGCCTTCGCCCGATCCGCGGCCCAGGACGTCGAGGCCATCGTCGAGGGCGAGGTGCTGGTCGGCCTGCGCGAGGGTGCCGACGAGGCCACCGTGGCCCGCGAGCACGGGCTCGCGCTCGGCCGCCAGGGCTACGGCGGCGCCTACCGCGTCGTGCTCACGACGCGCGGCAACGAGCGCGCGCTGGCCGCGCTGCTGGCGCGCGATCCGCGCGTCGCCTACGCGGAGCCCAACTACCTGCGCCAGGTCGACGCCGACTCGCGGCTGTGGGCGTTCTACAACCCGGGTGGGCTGAACATGAAGTTCAGCGACCCGGCGGACTCGCGGTACGGCACCTTCATCCCGTCGTCCTACGCGTCGACCGCCGACGCCGACGAGGACGCGCTCGCGAACATCGGCGTCGGCGGCGCTGCGGTGACCATCGGCTCGATCGACACCGGCGTCGAGATGGGCCATCCGGAGTTCACCGGCCGCCTGATCGCGGGCCGCGACTGGTACTCGAACGACGACAACCCGAACGACACCCCCGACGAGGGCCACGGCACGCACACGACCGGCACGATGGCCGGCACCAACGTCGGCGTCGCCGGCGTGACGGGCGCCGCGCCGAACGTGAAGGTCCTCGTGCAGCGCGTCTGCGGCGCCAACGGCTGCCCGACGTCGGCGATCATCAACGCCATCAACGCCGCCGCCGACTACATCGACGCGAACGGCAAGCACCTCGTCGCGATCAACCTCAGCCTCGGCGGCCGCACGGAGTCGACGGGCGAGCAGAACGCGATCCTCAGGGCGAAGACCGCGGGCGTGCTCGTCATCGCGTCGGCCGGCAACTCGGGCTCGGGCAAGGTGGCCTGCCCGGCGTGCGACCCGAACGCGATCTCGGTGTCGTCGACCACCTGGCAGGACCAGCTCGCGGGCTACTCGCAGTACGGCTCGGGCCTCGACATCTCGGCGCCGGGCGGGTACTGCTACTCGAACACGACCCCCGAGGGCTGCATCTTCAGCGCGGTGTCGAACGGCTACACGGAGGGCCCGGTGAGCGGTCCGATCAGCGGCGCGCCCTATGGCTGGATGCAGGGCACGTCGATGGCCGCGCCGCAGGTGACGGGCGCCGCCGCGGTCGTGGCGTCGAAGACGGGGCTCCGCGGCGCCGATCTGCGCGCGCGCCTCGAGTCCACCGCCGACGACAAGGGCGCCGCCGGCTACGACACGAAGTTCGGCAACGGCCGCCTGAACGTGTACCGCGCCGTCACCGGCAGCTCGGCGCCCGCGGGCCAGTAG
- a CDS encoding thioredoxin-like domain-containing protein, with the protein MTDPFAVPRVVRAPDFPAGLGWLHAPHAPHADGRALALPDLRGRITLLDFWTYGCINCLHVLPQVRELERRFPRELAVVGVHSGKFIAERETPRLARACARLGVTHPVVNDRQFRAWRAWAVRAWPTLALVDTRGYVVGVQAGELTAAQLAPVIERLIAEADANGTLVRAEPHVAASTSAPLPDAALRFPGKVAVSAPDARGVRRLAIADTGRHRVLIGRLDDRGATLTIEHAVGRGVATSATGDIFGPTPSGATRAQLAARADGPADRATFDGPQGLAFGTGAHADVLFVADAGNHAIRAVSRSTGAVRTLAGTGARLRTAADRAAGAMASPWDVAFAEVDGRATLFVAMAGTHQLWIVDPATGAASAHAGGRGEDLMDGPLLQALLAQPMGLATDGRTVWFADAESSAIRVADAAPNGAVRTLVGTGLFDFGDADGEGDAVRLQHPQAVAHAPDGRLLIADGYNDALKWLDPASRRVTTWRRGFHEPAGLAIGDGRALVADTGGHRIVSVGLLTGEDSEVAIR; encoded by the coding sequence ATGACCGATCCCTTCGCGGTGCCGCGCGTCGTGCGCGCGCCCGACTTCCCCGCGGGGCTCGGCTGGCTGCACGCGCCGCACGCGCCGCACGCCGACGGCCGCGCGCTCGCGCTGCCCGACCTGCGCGGCCGCATCACGCTGCTCGACTTCTGGACGTACGGCTGCATCAACTGCCTCCACGTCCTCCCGCAGGTGCGGGAGCTCGAGCGTCGATTCCCCCGCGAGCTGGCCGTCGTCGGGGTGCACAGCGGGAAGTTCATCGCCGAGCGCGAGACTCCGAGGCTGGCGCGCGCCTGTGCGCGGCTCGGCGTCACGCACCCGGTGGTGAACGACCGGCAGTTCCGCGCCTGGCGCGCGTGGGCGGTGCGCGCGTGGCCGACGCTCGCGCTGGTGGACACGCGCGGCTACGTCGTCGGCGTGCAGGCGGGCGAGCTGACGGCCGCGCAGCTGGCGCCGGTGATCGAGCGATTGATCGCGGAGGCGGACGCGAACGGCACGCTCGTGCGCGCCGAGCCGCACGTCGCGGCATCGACGTCCGCGCCGCTCCCCGACGCGGCGCTCCGCTTTCCCGGCAAGGTCGCGGTCTCCGCGCCCGACGCGCGCGGCGTGCGGCGGCTCGCGATCGCCGACACGGGCCGGCACCGCGTGCTCATCGGACGACTGGACGATCGCGGCGCGACGCTGACCATCGAGCACGCGGTCGGCCGCGGCGTCGCGACCTCCGCCACTGGTGACATCTTCGGCCCGACGCCGAGCGGCGCCACCCGCGCGCAGCTCGCGGCGCGCGCGGACGGCCCTGCGGACCGCGCGACGTTCGACGGGCCGCAGGGGCTCGCGTTCGGGACGGGCGCGCACGCCGACGTGCTGTTCGTCGCCGATGCGGGCAACCACGCGATCCGCGCCGTCTCGCGGTCGACGGGCGCCGTGCGCACGCTGGCGGGCACCGGCGCGCGACTGCGCACCGCGGCCGACCGCGCCGCGGGCGCGATGGCGTCGCCCTGGGACGTCGCGTTCGCGGAGGTGGACGGCCGCGCGACGCTGTTCGTGGCGATGGCGGGGACGCACCAGCTGTGGATCGTCGATCCGGCGACGGGTGCGGCGAGCGCGCACGCGGGCGGCCGCGGCGAGGACCTGATGGACGGCCCGCTGCTGCAGGCGCTGCTGGCGCAGCCGATGGGCCTCGCGACGGATGGCCGCACGGTGTGGTTCGCGGACGCCGAGTCGAGCGCGATCCGCGTCGCCGACGCGGCCCCGAACGGCGCGGTGCGCACGCTCGTGGGCACGGGGCTGTTCGACTTCGGCGACGCGGACGGCGAGGGCGACGCGGTGCGGCTGCAGCATCCGCAGGCCGTGGCCCACGCGCCCGACGGCCGGCTGCTGATCGCCGACGGCTACAACGACGCGCTGAAGTGGCTGGACCCGGCGAGTCGGCGCGTGACGACGTGGCGGCGCGGCTTCCACGAACCCGCGGGGCTGGCGATCGGCGATGGGCGGGCGTTGGTCGCGGACACCGGCGGGCACCGGATCGTGAGCGTCGGGCTCCTCACCGGGGAGGACTCCGAGGTGGCGATCCGATGA